In a genomic window of Wyeomyia smithii strain HCP4-BCI-WySm-NY-G18 chromosome 1, ASM2978416v1, whole genome shotgun sequence:
- the LOC129726054 gene encoding uncharacterized protein LOC129726054, whose product MSVADRDGLLKGHALCRNCFRIGHQAKECQSKYSCRNCKGRHHTLVCFKVERLGDTKVAMVVKERNAPTKREQPTASHSSSSQVANVAATKVSVSNATHQYSSQVLLATAVIIIEDDEGVSYPARALLDSGSESNFISERLCQCIKVSRKRVDVSVSGIGLATMKVKHRIHALVRSRVSDFSRDLEFLVLPKVTVNLPTTAIKTSGWSIPEGVELADPAFFQSKGVDVVLGIEAFFDFFTTGKRMSLGEQLPSLNHSVFGWVVCGGLANSTQALRINCNVSTAERLDAMIERFWSCEEIEEDNSYSPEEKRCEELFQRTVYREENGRYTVALPKNDDRLLRLGQSKDIAFRRLRGTERRLARDTDLRTQYTAFMDEYLEMGHMRKVNKDVHVKGERCFLPHHPVVKAASTTTKVRVVFDASCKSSSGISLNDTLLAGPVIQEDLRSIVLRCRTRQIMVVSDVEKMFRQIRVRSEDRPLQSILWRSSPSEEVEVYELGTVTYGTKPAPFLATRVLQQLSVDEEGKYPLAARAVREDTYMDDVITGANDTNTAKELRIQLDMMMLAGGFRLRKWASNCTEVLDGIPQENLAIHEGVNLDPDPAIKTLGLTWVPKLDIFRFQFCIPELKEETVLTKRTILSIIATLFDPLGLLGAAVTSAKILMQQLWTLQDEEERKLEWDQPVPSQLEKVWRKFLAQLPILNKVTVQRCIIIPNAAFVEMHCFSDASERAYGACVYIRSQNAAGDVVTRLLTSKSKVAPLKRQTIPRLELCGARLAAQLYDKVKRAIKIPLRTYFWTDSTCVLRWIQASPANWTTYVANRVSIIQTLTENCYWSHVPGVENPADLISRGISPEDILSNSSWWQGPQWLHCGPEQWPKTAEVIDEAGKEERRLTIVACNALPEISFIENYISKFTTYSDMIRRTAYWLRLRKLLRKPRDERKDYTFLSTTELLAAENSLIRLAWRST is encoded by the exons ATGTCGGTTGCGGACCGGGATGGGCTTTTGAAAGGTCACGCACTGTGCCGAAATTGCTTTCGGATCGGACACCAAGCGAAGGAGTGCCAATCCAAATACTCCTGTCGCAACTGTAAGGGACGTCATCATACCCTGGTCTGTTTTAAGGTGGAAAGGTTAGGTGACACAAAGGTAGCAATGGTTGTTAAGGAAAGGAATGCACCAACCAAAAGGGAACAACCTACAGCTTCCCACTCTTCGTCATCGCAAGTGGCTAACGTGGCAGCCACTAAGGTTTCGGTTTCCAATGCTACGCATCAATACTCTTCCCAGGTGTTGTTAGCAACTGCGGTCATTATTATAGAAGATGACGAAGGTGTTTCCTACCCAGCACGGGCTCTCCTGGATTCGGGTTCAGAGAGCAATTTCATCTCGGAACGGTTATGCCAATGTATCAAAGTATCTCGCAAGAGGGTAGATGTCTCAGTTTCTGGTATCGGACTGGCAACGATGAAGGTAAAGCACAGGATTCACGCGTTGGTACGTTCGCGAGTTTCGGATTTTAGTCGCGATTTGGAGTTTTTAGTTTTACCTAAGGTAACGGTTAACCTTCCAACAACCGCAATTAAGACGTCTGGATGGTCTATTCCAGAAGGGGTTGAATTAGCTGATCCGGCATTTTTTCAATCGAAAGGCGTAGATGTGGTCCTTGGGATAGAGGCATTTTTTGACTTCTTCACCACCGGCAAACGAATGTCTCTTGGAGAGCAGCTGCCATCGCTAAACCATTCGGTATTTGGTTGGGTAGTCTGTGGAGGATTAGCAAATTCTACACAAGCGTTACGTATTAACTGCAACGTTTCAACGGCAGAGCGATTAGATGCCATGATCGAACGATTTTGGAGCTGCGAAGAAATTGAGGAAGATAATTCATATTCTCCTGAGGAAAAACGCTGCGAGGAGCTTTTTCAGCGTACAGTTTATCGAGAAGAAAATGGGCGATATACAGTAGCATTACCGAAAAATGACGACAGGTTGCTTCGATTGGGACAGTCCAAGGACATCGCATTCCGACGTTTGCGAGGTACGGAACGCAGATTAGCAAGGGATACTGATTTGCGCACGCAGTACACGGCATTTATGGATGAATATTTAGAAATGGGCCATATGCGAAAGGTGAATAAGGATGTTCACGTTAAGGGTGAGCGGTGCTTTCTGCCACACCATCCGGTTGTTAAGGCAGCGAGTACAACAACGAAGGTGCGGGTGGTTTTTGATGCCTCCTGTAAATCATCGTCTGGCATCTCGTTGAACGACACTTTGCTGGCAGGGCCAGTGATACAAGAGGATTTGCGGTCTATTGTGCTGAGGTGTCGTACTCGCCAAATTATGGTAGTATCGgatgttgaaaaaatgtttcggcAGATTCGTGTTCGGTCAGAGGATAGACCGCTTCAGTCCATCCTATGGAGATCGTCACCATCAGAGGAAGTGGAGGTTTACGAGCTAGGTACAGTGACGTACGGAACCAAACCGGCACCTTTCCTTGCTACGCGAGTTTTACAACAGCTATCGGTGGACGAGGAGGGAAAATATCCGCTGGCAGCTCGAGCAGTGAGAGAAGACACGTATATGGACGATGTCATCACCGGTGCAAACGACACAAATACCGCGAAGGAGTTAAGAATCCAGCTAGATATGATGATGTTGGCAGGGGGATTTAGGCTTAGGAAATGGGCTTCAAACTGCACTGAGGTACTGGACGGCATCCCGCAGGAGAACCTGGCCATACACGAGGGAGTGAATTTGGACCCAGATCCAGCGATTAAGACTCTCGGTTTAACGTGGGTTCCAAAACTCGACATTTTTCGATTCCAATTCTGCATTCCCGAGTTGAAGGAGGAAACAGTGCTAACAAAACGTACAATTCTATCAATTATCGCCACATTATTTGATCCGTTGGGGTTGCTGGGAGCAGCCGTCACAAGTGCTAAAATTCTAATGCAGCAGTTATGGACACTGCAAGATGAGGAAGAACGTAAATTGGAATGGGATCAGCCTGTACCATCCCAGCTAGAGAAAGTATGGCGTAAATTCCTTGCGCAATTACCAATTTTAAATAAAGTTACCGTACAGCGTTGCATAATTATACCAAATGCAGCTTTCGTGGAAATGCATTGCTTTTCCGATGCCTCAGAAAGGGCCTACGGTGCATGCGTGTACATCAGAAGTCAAAACGCGGCAGGAGATGTTGTGACTAGACTTCTTACCTCAAAGTCGAAGGTTGCACCCTTAAAAAGGCAAACAATTCCACGCTTAGAGCTTTGTGGAGCACGGTTAGCCGCTCAGCTCTATGATAAGGTCAAACGCGCTATTAAAATTCCCCTGAGAACATATTTTTGGACCGATTCAACATGCGTTTTGCGCTGGATTCAAGCGTCCCCCGCGAATTGGACAACCTACGTCGCCAATCGGGTGTCCATAATTCAAACGTTAACGGAAAACTGCTACTGGAGTCATGTGCCTGGCGTAGAAAATCCGGCCGATCTAATATCCAGAGGGATTTCTCCAGAAGATATCTTATCCAATAGCAGCTGGTGGCAGGGTCCGCAATGGTTACACTGTGGGCCAGAGCAATGGCCTAAAACTGCTGAGGTTATAGACGAAGCTGGAAAAGAAGAAAGACGTCTTACAATAGTTGCATGTAATGCACTTCCGGAAATAAGCTTCATCGAAAACTACATAAGCAAATTCACCACATATTCGGATATGATTCGTCGGACAGCGTACTGGTTACGGTTGAGGAAATTACTTCGTAAACCGAGAGACGAACGGAAGGATTACACATTCTTATCCACAACAGAACTTTTAGCCGCCGAGAACAGTCTGATCCGTTTA GCTTGGAGGTCGACTTGA